The following are from one region of the Edwardsiella tarda ATCC 15947 = NBRC 105688 genome:
- the pykF gene encoding pyruvate kinase PykF, with the protein MKKTKIVCTIGPKTESEEMLGKLLNAGMNVMRLNFSHGDYEEHGQRIKNLRAVMEKTGQKAAILLDTKGPEIRTMKLEGGNDVSLTAGQTFTFTTDQSVIGNNERVAVTYPGFAADLRIGNTVLVDDGLIGMEVIDVSESTVVCKVLNNGDLGENKGVNLPGVSIQLPALAEKDKRDLVFGCEQGVDFVAASFIRKRADVLEIREHLKAHGGEQIQIISKIENQEGLNNFDEILEASDGIMVARGDLGVEIPVEEVIFAQKMMIEKCNRARKVVITATQMLDSMIKNPRPTRAEAGDVANAILDGTDAVMLSGESAKGKYPLEAVGIMATICERTDRVMQSRIDTLHDSRKLRITEAVCRGAVETAEKLDAPLIVVATAGGKSAKAVRKYFPDAMILALTTNPVTARQLILSKGVIPMMVKEIASTDDFYRIGKEAALESGLAQKGDVVVMVSGALVPSGTTNTASVHVL; encoded by the coding sequence GATGCTGGGTAAGCTGCTGAACGCAGGCATGAACGTTATGCGTCTGAACTTCTCCCACGGTGACTATGAAGAACACGGCCAGCGCATCAAAAACCTGCGCGCTGTCATGGAGAAGACGGGTCAGAAAGCCGCTATCCTGCTGGACACCAAGGGCCCGGAAATCCGTACCATGAAACTGGAAGGCGGCAACGACGTCTCCCTGACCGCCGGCCAGACCTTCACCTTCACCACCGACCAGAGCGTCATCGGTAACAACGAACGCGTCGCCGTCACCTACCCAGGCTTCGCCGCCGACCTGCGCATCGGTAACACCGTACTGGTCGACGATGGTCTGATCGGGATGGAAGTGATCGATGTCAGCGAAAGCACCGTCGTCTGTAAGGTCCTGAACAACGGCGACCTGGGCGAGAACAAAGGTGTCAACCTGCCGGGCGTCTCCATCCAGCTGCCGGCGCTGGCCGAGAAAGACAAGCGTGACCTGGTATTCGGTTGCGAACAAGGCGTCGACTTCGTCGCAGCCTCTTTCATCCGTAAGCGCGCCGACGTACTGGAGATCCGTGAACATCTGAAAGCCCACGGTGGCGAGCAGATCCAGATCATCTCCAAGATCGAAAACCAGGAAGGTCTGAATAACTTCGACGAAATCCTGGAAGCCTCTGACGGCATCATGGTTGCCCGTGGTGACCTGGGCGTCGAGATCCCGGTAGAAGAGGTTATCTTCGCGCAGAAGATGATGATCGAGAAGTGCAACCGCGCACGTAAAGTGGTCATCACCGCCACCCAGATGCTCGACTCTATGATCAAGAACCCGCGTCCGACCCGTGCGGAAGCCGGTGACGTCGCCAACGCCATCCTGGACGGTACCGACGCGGTCATGCTGTCTGGTGAGAGCGCCAAGGGTAAATACCCGCTGGAAGCCGTCGGCATCATGGCTACCATCTGTGAGCGTACCGACCGCGTCATGCAGAGCCGCATCGATACCCTGCACGACTCACGCAAGCTGCGCATCACCGAAGCCGTCTGCCGCGGCGCGGTCGAAACCGCCGAGAAGCTGGATGCCCCGCTGATCGTCGTCGCGACGGCTGGTGGTAAATCCGCCAAGGCCGTACGTAAGTACTTCCCAGACGCGATGATCCTGGCGTTGACCACCAACCCGGTAACCGCGCGCCAGCTGATCCTGAGCAAAGGCGTCATCCCGATGATGGTGAAAGAGATCGCCTCTACCGACGATTTCTACCGTATCGGTAAAGAGGCTGCGCTGGAAAGCGGCCTGGCTCAGAAAGGCGACGTCGTGGTCATGGTCTCCGGTGCCCTAGTACCGAGCGGTACCACCAACACCGCATCTGTCCACGTGCTCTAA